GCATATTCAGACCACAGAGGGTGCAGTGGTTCTGCGATTCATTGTGTACTGATCAGTCATGTGAGTGATTCTGCACATTTGTTCTCCAGTTATCTGGAGACAGAGTGGACAATGTGAAGTCTCTTTATACATGTCATGATGAACATGGAAACTTGTTTTTGCCACCTGCTTTTAACTCTTCAACACTCTTTTTCTTAGGTTTTCACCAGTGTGgcatttttccattttgttttttttttccttaccgTACACTGCCTTTATCATTTGTAAGTGTAGATCTGAAATTATCTACAACATCATTGACTGAGACCCCAGAGAGAACAGGTGTGTAAGAAAGTCTGGAAAAAGTTATTTACTACTTGTTTCAATGATACACTGTTTTGTGATTACCACCATTTGAACATTTATATGCACATGTATAGTCTAATCACATGTGCTCACTAATTAAGGGCTCTCAGCAGACAGTCAATACAGCATTGATTAATAAAAGAAGGAAAGTCATGTAAAAATCATATATATAAACAGTGCATTACATGGAAACTGTTCTGTGTTTGTGCTCTCTTGCAGGTGACCACTGACCTCCGACACCGCTGCACTGATGGTCACACTGGcacctctgtctctgctccCATTGTGGCTGGAGTCATTGCTCTCGCCCTGGAGGCCAAGTCAGTCAAGTTTTCGGAGTCTTGCTGTTTCCTGTCATATCATCTCATTACTCTGGTTTCCCCTTCTCCTTCACCAtctgtcttctgtctgtttAGGTCTTCTGCTGTCATCACTCTTATCTAGATATTGCACAGTTACATGGCCAAAAatatcatttctttttctttttttttgttggcagAATATTTCCCCAAATTCTTGATTTGATACTTcaggtttcttttttctttagaCACCCTTTATTaagtgtaaacatgtttttgtgatACTCAGACTCCTCAAGGGAAAATAATGCGTCATTATATTTTACGTAACCCATGTGTGTGGAATTCTCGTACAGAATCTGTGACTCCAGGTAGTACTGTATCTGGGGTCAAAGTTCAGTTAAGCTGAGCCACTCTGGCCCAGTCCCAGTGTCCACACTCATGGGCTCACAGACTTTGAGGCACATTCCTGCAAAGTCTGCGGGGCCTTAGGGCCATCCCACTGTCCAATTGTCAAGTGCGTGAGGACTCTCACAGACATTTTGAGCTCCTTATATGCATTTATTTGTACATACATTCATAAATCCACATTTCTGCAGACTTTGCCTGAGGGAACGACCCACTATTCATAGCAATGTGATGTTAAACATGGGATTACCAGGGGAAACCCggaagcattaaaaaaaaagcagtgaacAAGGAGGACTGGGACATCGATGCTCTGGCATATGCCTGGCATAAGTAAAGTGATTATTTGACAATTATCTCTAATCCATTCCGTATGGCAAATTATCACCAGTCTAATCCTTTTAGCTTCAGTTGATAATGAATGTCATCTTGCCTCCTCCTGTATCTTTGTATCTGCATGTGTGAATGTATTGTACAGGCTGAAACAATCTGCCAAAAACATGTTACATCGCTTTAAACCTGGTTGAATTAAAGAAATTGAATTGTCAATCAAAGTCCTAACACACATAAGGTCATGAGTCACTCTCTGTGGCCAAAAGAGATGAACAGTGTCTTTGGTTTCTGCAGCCTCTTGCTGACATGGAGGGATGTGCAACATCTTCTGGTGAGAACATCCAGACCAGTCCACCTGAAAGCTGATGACTGGAAGACCAATGCGGCGGGACTCAGAGGCACACTGCATTCTACTTCTAATACTTACATAGTacattgactgttttatacttGAAATACTTTCAACAACACTGAAGCCGTAGATTTTTGTAGAAGGCCTGAGTGTTATCATCCCTCTTTACGTTGCTTTTAGTCTTGTAATCCATCTGTGTCTTGTCTCACAGTCAGCCACCTGTATGGTTTTGGCCTGGTGGATGCAGAGGCCATGGTGCTGGAGGCTAGGAGGTGGAGGACTGTTCCTCCTCAGCACACCTGCACTCAGATACCTGAGAGACGCACCAGGTGAGGTGAACAGCAGGCAGATGCAGTACGCGGCTGACTGTAAGGAAGTTTGAGACTGATTCAAACCAAATGTTGAAATGGTGTAAATACATCCATCTTTCCAACACACAGTTGTAATCTCTACTCCTCCCAAAAACATGCACTCACTATCTGATGTTTTTTAAGTCCCAGTGTGTAGGTATTAGGAgaatatattagcagaaatggaatgtaatacaataagtatattttctttagtgtataatcacctgaaaataagagatgttgtgtttttgtcacttgagaatgagccgtttatatatACATAGGGACCATTTCCTCGTCCACAaatccaccatgttgcaccgccatgtttccacagtagccaagaatggacaaaccaaacactggctctaaatagggccattAAATTTTTTgcgttggccactgtagttagcagcccctccacaatgagcagcagcagaaaatcacagattttcaacatgaaactgcttcattcagtacttttaccggtttaaatcacctggtctgtttgtgttggagaggaggagacctctgtagaTTATTacgtgatgtcacttgagtcagctttcgctggatcttaagttatcagagagaaaAGGTCAGCACACATTAACCCGGCTCTTCTCCGAAATGCTAAACTGCTTTAGAGACACACTGATTTGTGAAGTGTAACCACTTCATTCACGGTTCAAAACTCCGGTAGTGTCCGTTTTGGCGAGGAGACctttgcagataattcagctcctgctaaaaaccttttaaacattacaaaaaaggtgagcacatacTAGCAGATGTTGGGCTAGCAGCCCATCTCCAAGGTTGGAGACGTCAGCAGTGTTGGAGAGACACTGATATGTAATGAAACTACTtctttcaggtttttttttttcttcaaacagttttatttatttggtctGTTTCTCTTAATcctttggtctgtttgttttggagaggcagagacctctgcagataattctaCTCtcactaaaaacctcctgaaggaACACTGAACTCTAAAGGAATCCTAAACAGAGAagttcagttggttgcaatctgcagtcctcactgcttgatgccactaaacccccctaaatcttacacactgctccttcatAGCACCAAGGAAACACTGCTCCAGGTATTTCTACCACATATGATCACGCACATCTGATCCCTGATCAGTTCAACCATCAAATgatctgtgtgggtgtgggagCGATGTGAGTTAGTGCCATGAAGACAGTCAGAGTTTTGCCTCATCGTAGTTCATAGGTGCTACtcatttatgtgtttgtgaTGGCTCCATATCAATGGAGCACGATCTCTTCTAACAGTTATCATGTTATTTCATAATGCTTATGCTTTGGGCTGTCCCAGGTACATCCATGCTGGCCAGAGTCTGAACAGCAGCATCACCACCTCTGGATGTTCAGAAGATGCTGAGCAGCATGTGGCTTACCTGGAGCATGTGGTGGTCAAGGTTGTGATTGCCCACCCACGAAGAGGAGACCTGGAGATCAACCTCATCTCTCCGTCTGGGACGAGATCGCAGCTACTGGCCAAGAGGTGAGCGCTACACTGTACACACCACTGCCTGATGCAGATTTAACAATATATAGTGTGAAGCGCCCCACAttgtgtcagacacttataataacaatctgaccCTGTCGGTGGCAAAAACAACACTAtttgtggatgtaaattgacaatgCAAACTTGCCCTGAGTGTTTACATTGCAGCCAGGCTGTTGTGCTCACTCAATACCaggctgatttaaaaaaatgttgttcctaTTAATCACCTAGGGCATTTATACACAGAGATTGCGCTAAAGGGCCACTACAAAGTCCCTTTATATGCTTCCCTTTgcattttttacacagaaccaaacaaaggcagcatcatgctgctccagtgtgtgattgaaGACGAATGCAGACATTatggaatcaaaagaggcatgatgTGTAACCCAAGagtgtcagcctctagtgtgacatatgaCATATGCATTGGCAgcactttaaaaacaataactatggcataacatggcagtaacaatcatttacagTCTCTGTTTCATGGTGGCTGATCtcttcctctgctcagagggtaaggatcTCATGGAACTCAATGTTTTCCCAGTTTGCTGACATTTTCGGCAGCTGTTCTTCTTTacattagctgctaactgctatcagctacttccTTATCTCCCTGTGGTaggtcgcacacataacacatcaaaatgtcacacggTGCTGCCCACGATCACGGTCTGCCAGCTGTCTTGTTAATACAGCCATTGTTTCGGAGAGGTTACTACCTTCGATGCCATCTTAAAGGCGAGACAGCATGTCCCCTCATTCCGCAGTTGTACCTCTTACACAGCACGGTGGGGCGGAATAACAGCGTGAAATTCCTACCTTGAAGAGGTAGTATAAAGGGGGCTTTACACACAAAACTAGGGcctaggttgaaaaatactctTCAACTCTGGATTTTTAAGTTAATATGACGTGCAGAAAGCCTCACAGCAACTCCTCAGCAAGGTCGCAAATGCTTTGTTTCCCCCCTTGGTGTTAAAAATGTGCCGTTTTGTGGGTGTCCCTACAAATATTAACTGTATCTACTGATACAGGGTCAGTTCTGCTAAATGCCCCAGTTGTATCTATCTCTGCAGATGCTGTACTTTGATTTGATCTGCAGTGGTTCTGGCAGTTTTCAGTATTTTCTGCCTTTtataagaaaatagttcctattaAAAACAGGTCACAgcgaggtctgtggattatttgtTACGGTGTACtgcctgtgaaaacaaatctCTCTCTGTTACAGTAAATCTATATCATGTGGTGTTTATCATTGTCACTCCCCAATGTCTGCTAAACTGAGTGTCACTATAAGGCACATTCCAAATATCAAATATATACTCTGAATTCATCTAAAAACTAACTCCTATAGTATTGTTTAATAAAGGACAGATTTCGTGAGAGGTTGGATTCAGGTTTTTAGTATCTATTTCTCTTTCAATGGTTCAGTGAAGCTTTGAATTGCCTCTGAAAGGTATTCTTTAAATATAAAGGCTGAGTGAGAATAACACACAGCGTGAGGCTTTACAGGCTGAAGGGCAGGCACGTAACCCTCTGCTGAATTTCTGTCAAAGAAAAGCAGCTCCCATCAGTCAGAATagttcaaatgttttgttttcatattcTCACTTCCATCCATACTCTGCCTTGTCTATCTGCCCAGCTTTCCCTTGTGGGTCCTTCATCCTCTGTGTTGTCAGAGTAAATTAACATACCAGGTACTCATCAGAATATGCTGATGAATCACAGAAAAAAGTCTTTTGGAATgtagatgtattttttggtttcTTAAGTGTCTGGGGACACAAAGTCAAACATCAGTGGATAAAAGAGGGGCCCCGCTTTTATTGAATTTCTCTCTCACTGCCTGCTGCTGCACTCTCTGAAACTACTGTTACTGTCATTACCTACAAagttttgactgacagctgctcaGTCTATGTTCCTGTGCACACACTCGCCCTGCCAAAACAAGACATGCAAATGATATTTTATAGTTAATTAGATACCAAACTAACAATGTAACTAAATGTAAGGTTCAGTGAAAAAGGTTGAGAGCTCAACAGTTTAAATAGTGAACTATCAAGTTATGCTGTGCAGCAGTCAAAATCGCGTTTCTTACTCCttatctatttttatttcaatattaCAATAGTGTGACTCTAACAGTTAAAGCAGACACTATATTCACTGTGATAAATTTCTTTCCTGTAAGCGATTTTCCACACCAGCGTGTGTTTacagtagggctgccacgattagtcgactaatcgatgactaatcgactattaaaataatctgtgactattttagtagttgactaattggtttgagtcatttttcatagaaaagtactataaaagtaccccaaaatactcttactgcagcttcttacgttcagatattggcagctttacacaatctcccgacagattagtcgacaatgaaaataatcgttaggtGCAGCCCTAGTTTACAGGTGTTACTACAGGAGTACTACAGCATATGTGACAAACATAGTAAAAAGCCTTCTGTGTCCCCAGAGGGAGCTGTGTCAAGTCTGATAAATtacctcaagtgatgtcacttgagtcagctTTAGTCAGGGCTGAAGATTACAATTTTGGTCATTAAAAATTGCGTTAGAAAGAAGTGAGCTTACCAAACCTCTGTAGCTTGTTTGTCATCTCTGCAGACTACAGAATCCAGGCTACATCAGCCCCTACTAGTGTTAACACATTGGGATCTTTGATCTGTAGGCGGTGGAGTTGTTGATCCTTTTTTCTGGCTTAATGTCTGTTTTGACTCTGTCAGTGTTATGGGagtgaaataataaataagtgGAGGCCTCGTTTATACGAAAAGGCCTACTTCACCAACAAATTCATCATTTGTATGTCAAATACGTACTGTGTGTTATGATGACTTTGTGAAGAACACTGTTTTTCTAgcatgcctccatggtaaaTGGAGAATCCAAAGAAGGGGAACTTTCTTCATGATTTGAAGTAAACAGCGACTGCttttaacaacaacacaatatcaaaacatccaacTGCATACTTTCAAACAACTCCtgcagtacaatccaagtctcatttatctctTTATATTTaagtcgtatgctcagtgcttaGTGTGGGTAAGGTATTCTTTAAAGTCTCCACAAGTTAATTTTAAGATGAAAGGAACAGTTGCtctcagtctgtgataaattgTCAGAAAAAGGCTGAAAATATAGCAGCTGCACTCACGGCTCTGTGAAGTTTAATTTTGAGCAGTGATTTGAGTTAAATGCTATCTCTCACACTTTTGGCATGCTGTGCCAATATACAAAAGCACATAGCTGCCATCATGACATTCTTTTTTTCAACTTTCTTTATTAGTTTGTGAAACAGGGTGAAAGAAACAGGGTTGTGTGTTGCCTTTAATAATCTCATCCCACTCCTATCCATCCTCCTGGATCCCACCCCTGCCTACCTTCCGGAAGGTTGGATCCATCCCACCCACCCAAGAGAGACAGTCACACACGCAGGCATACCAGGACAGAGACAAAATCAAACCATGCCAAATGACAACAACAGACAGAACAGAACAAAGTTACTTCACTGATAGTCAGTGAGTCAATATATATTAGAAAAGGTTGCCAAATTTTGTAGAACGTCTTAAGGGATGTCCTCAGAGAGAATCTGATCCTCTCGAGCCTGATGCACTGCAGTATCTCATGAATCCACCTATTATGAGTAGGTGGGAGGAGTGCATCCAGAGGAGAATGGGTCTCCTAGCGAGTGAGGTGGTTAAAGCAAGGATTTGTTGCGCAGTCTTGGGCATACTGGGCGCAGAGGAGATTCTGAAGAGAGTAGCAAGGGGGTCGAGGTCTACTGCTTTACCCAGTACATTACTAATTGCCTCAAATATAGCAGCCCAAAACTCTGATAATTGAGAGCGTGGCAGGAACACGTGTACATAGTCAGTGGGTGGACTTTGAGACCTATTGCAAGAATCAGACCTGAGCAGGTATATTTTGGTCAGCCTTGTGTTGCTGGAaagttagttgcaaaccttgtgtttgcaccTCTAACTTCTCTGGTTCAGGTTTGCCTGCCATGAGCGAGGGCAAGTCGTGGTCCAGGAGAAAGAGAGTCTGTGAGCAATTGCCCCCCTGACACAGTTATTCCAAGGTCCGATCATGTCGTACTCTGATTccttggtgtgtatgtgtgggtagGAGCAATCACATTAAGAGATTTGTGGATTCAGTTTCTGAAACTCTTAGAAGCTGTTTTTGATCATCAGAGATTTCATCATGTGTAACTGATACAGTGTAAAGGCCTTAAGTGGTAGCCTAATTTAGTCCATAAACATGGAGCTTTTATGCTcttaactttacttttcttaTGTCTCATTTATTTACAGGTTGTTTGACAGCTCCAGTGAGGGCTTCAGGAACTGGGAGTTCATGACCGTTCATTTCTGGGGTGAGAGGGCTGAGGGCACATGGACTCTGGAGATTGTTGACTCACCATCAAAGCTACGCAACCCTGAGGTGCTGGGTAAGGTCCAGCAGCACGTGCACACTCAGGCACACATTTACAAGTCCCATCCTAACTGAAGCTACTGTTCTTATTCAGAGCAGcctaattatcattattattacttgggACAGGCAACCTTAAAGAATGGACACTGATCCTTTATGGCACAACTCAGAACCCTTACCCACCCAACAGTGCTCAGCACTCCCGTTCAAGGATGCTGGAGATCCCAGAGGAGATCCTGGAGGAGCCAGAGCTGGAAGAGGAAGATGAGTACAATGGTGAGAGAATCAAAAAAGTATTTTCCCAACAAAAGTATAGTTTTGCAGTTCTGGTTGTAAAAACTTCGAGGGCAGAAACCAATCAAATCTAATAAAAGAAGCTGCCTTGTCAAAGAGTCTAGAAATACTGATAATGATGTTGATGGCGGTGCCGTTGATCATAGTCCATGTGGTGTTCATCCAGGACCATGCCACATTGAGTGTGGAGACCAGGGCTGTGACGGACCAGGTACTGCACACTGCCTCAACTGTGTCCACTTCAGCTCAGGCAGCTTGAAAAGTGGCAGGTAAGAGTTAATAGAAGGTGGTGAAACCAGACAAGTGGAAAATCCCAGAGTTTAAAAACATAGCAAATGACAGACAGAAAGTTTGAGACTAGCTGATGAACATAGTGCTGGAATTCTCAGGTGTTggaggagaccaaaacagagctaaaggaAATAAAAGGTGGACAGTcagtcaaacaaaaacacaactccaaataaatgataatcagtgtgtagaatttaggagaatatatttgcagaaatggaatacaatgcaataagcatgttttctttggtgtataatcacctgaaaataagaattgttgtgttttcgttaccttagaatgagtcgtttatatCTGCATACAGAGGGGGTCCTCTGCCACAGAgtctccagtgtttttttttttttttttaatagtagcctggaacggacaaaccaaacactggctgtagacagggccatttgtgtttttgcgtcagccactgtagttctcctacacacttggcacatgggagaagtttcagttctcaCCACTAGTGgccactaaatcctaaacactggaccttaaaacCTGAGAGGTTTATCAACGCTGAAGTTTGTCTTTTGAATTCCCTACGTAGCATAGTGTGTTGCCATACACTTATGGACTTTGTCTGGCCACGAAGTGTATGTCTGTGTAATGAGATGCTAATCGTGAATTTATGTCAGTAGTATACAAGCTTTAAAATGAGACAACATTCTAACCTAAGAGAGACGACCCTCTTCTAAAGCTGAATTCATAAGAAATACAATTCATCCCCTGTCAGTTCAGTACTTGCAGGGCCTTACTTGTCTTGTATGACCAGTAGCTTGTCGTGCATAAGGTCAGTGATTGTTAGCAAATGTAGCCATGCTCCATCAACCTGGGGGGCACTGTTGAGCAGAAATTGCACAGGGTCGCTTAAAAATGAGTGAACTAACTTAACTGACTTACCTCTGTGTGTAGAACCTGCGTGAGCCACTGTCCACTGGGACACTACGGGGACATAGCGTCTCATCGCTGTAGACGCTGCTATAAAGGCTGTGAGGGATGTGTCGGCCGATCAGTAGGCGAGTGTCTCTCCTGTCGAAGAGGCCTTTACCTCAACACACTCAACTCCAGCTGCAGCGATGCCTGCCCTCCAGGTTACTTTGCCGATGAGAGTAAGTCAACATCCACAGTGTAGACCAGATTCAGTGGGCcctttaatatatattatattattatatatctgATGTGTACCAGTCATATAGCGTAGGGATTTGCAACAGCTGATAACAGCTGATGACGTTACATGTAAGTTGTTAAGAAAATCCTGGATTTCGACTACTATATTGATGCTTGTTCATGCTGTCTATTCCAGATCAGAGACAGTGTCTGAAGTGTCACGACACCTGTTCAAGATGCCTGAGGTTTGCAGACAGATGCACTGCCTGCAGTGAAGGCTACAGGTATGTAAAGACAGTTAGACGAACATTTATATGTGAGCTTGGGTTTAAAACAACGTGAGGTAATGTTGATGTTTCTTTATAGTCTGGCAGGGATGACTTGTGTCCCTGAATGCACCAATGGGACCTTTTTCCACCTGGAAGAGATGACCTGCAGTCCATGTCATTCCTCTTGTAGGACATGTACAGGTTAGAGTGTTTGCTAGTGCAGTTTCTACAGTGCCTGGAGGCAAATTCTAATTTTAAAACCTTGAGTCCAACTCGACGCAGATGTATAAAGCCATGAGCACACCTGATTCTGTTTTGTAAATCTCAGTCATTGTGGCACAGGTTGCACATGTATGAGCCTCATTTCCACACCTACAGTTCCCCTTAACTGATTGTAGAAACACCCTTAACAGCTGTTTACACATCAATATCTTTGCCCCCTCACTGATCATTAGACCTGTCAACAAGAATATGATAAAGGAAGTGCACTTTCACAGACTGTGCTGCATTGGCAAGGTTCTCCAGTGGTGCCAGAGCAGCTGTTGTTACATATGGCTGTGGCAATTTGTAGCATCTGCACCACTAACTCATCACGTTTATGAAAGCCATCATCTGCTAAAATCAcaatcatcatttttattaaacGTCAGAAAGATGATCAGTGATTGATTCATCGCGCTCAGGTTGAAACTGACTTGACAGAATGCTCCCTGGGATCAAATTAAATGATCACTAACAGGGAGattaatgtaaattaaaaatattgatGACTAATATTAATTTTAATCACTCATGAATAATTTAAACTTAAATTTATAATGCGCCtttgattgacattttacagaacaCCATGCGGCAAAAATAACAATCAATAAAACTGGCAAACAGTTTATCTGTCTCTCAATTTATATTTAATCTCGTCCTTATATCACCTGCAGCTATCTCAGCTAAAATTGTGTGTACACTTAGTCTGAAGAATGTTAGAGGTGCACATATGCCTCCTTTATAAATACCAGTTTGTGTGTGGGAAAAGGCATACACATCTTTTTTGTGCGTACACATTGttaggtttttattttccatGACATTAAGTTTCATATCTGTGTCTCTCAGGGCCGGGTAAGGAGGAGTGTATCCTGTGTGCTGAGCGCTACCTGCAGCAGGAGTGGAGGTGTGTGCAGACCTGTAGTCCTGGCTATTACTCCGGAGAGGCAGCAGGAGTCCCTCATAAGATGTGTCACAGGTGGGTGATTCTCAGTCTCACTAATATCTCTGGTTCATCCCTGGATCATTCAAGTTTTTATATAATAACACTGTGGGCACCAAAAAAACTGTTTcaagtcagtcagtcagggTTTGATTCTCCTCATCTTTATAACTTTAAGTCCACTGTAAAATCTGGTTTTTGGATTGTTCTTCTATTACAGTTACATTTGAATGACACACctgacattttcctctggtaCAGGGGCAGAGGAACACTCTGTAAACTCTGTAAAAAGAAATAGGTGTTTGTTAAGGGTTTATTGATTTCAGCTGGATTTTATCTCGCCTTGTTCATCAAGGTGTGAGGAAAACTGTCTGAGCTGCAGCGGCCCTGGAACGACTTGCACCAGATGCAAAGAGGGTTACAGTCTGGTCAGCAGGACTTGTATTGTGAATGCATCGTGTCATAATGGTGAGTTTGAAATTATAACCCACATCTGCTTCATTCTCGTCATATATttgatctgttttatatttagaTGATGTCAGCTAATATAGACTAGTATAATAACTAACTTCCCTGTCCGACAATCCCACCTGACTTGCACTCCAAAATACTTTGAGAGCATAGTTTTTACATCTGGgtccctgttttgtttgtatgcTGCATATGAATGAGCACACAGTGGCATGActtacattttgctgctggttTCATGCCGTTTAGTGTATCAACAGTAGGTGAAAAAGAAGACTGCTAGCAAACAAACTTAAATGTAAACGATTgaatattaaagaaaaaaagttttgcaaCTGTTTTATGAGAAATGACATGCATTCAACTCATTTTTTTAGACCTCAATAAGGCACACAGTGAGCTTTATCCAATTATCATTTGTGTgtacagatttgtttttaaatgtactaCATGTAATATTTCTG
The Epinephelus lanceolatus isolate andai-2023 chromosome 2, ASM4190304v1, whole genome shotgun sequence DNA segment above includes these coding regions:
- the pcsk6 gene encoding proprotein convertase subtilisin/kexin type 6 isoform X2, which codes for MTDFTQSCAATDPTGFFSPKLTLTLEFRMTLFLLFILLTVERSRSVVSGQGSVYTNHWAVRITGGQEQADRIAAKYGYINFGQIGSLEDHYHFHHSRVVRRAAFSLKGPHSFIHMDPEVDWAQQQVVKPRVKRHIQNDPSFIHFNDPKWSNMWYIHCNDKSSRCRSEMNILAAWQRGYTGKNVVVTILDDGIERNHPDLAQNYDHLASYDVNGRDHDPSPRYNSRNENIHGTRCAGEVAAAANNSHCIVGIAYNAHIGGIRMLDGDVTDMVEAMSLGIRPDYIDIYSASWGPKDDGKTVDGPGLLTKKAFEHGIKKGRKGLGSIFVWASGNGGRQGDHCSCDGYTSSIYTISISSTTENGNKPWYLEACSSIMATTYSSGEFHERKIVTTDLRHRCTDGHTGTSVSAPIVAGVIALALEANLLLTWRDVQHLLVRTSRPVHLKADDWKTNAAGLRVSHLYGFGLVDAEAMVLEARRWRTVPPQHTCTQIPERRTRYIHAGQSLNSSITTSGCSEDAEQHVAYLEHVVVKVVIAHPRRGDLEINLISPSGTRSQLLAKRLFDSSSEGFRNWEFMTVHFWGERAEGTWTLEIVDSPSKLRNPEVLGNLKEWTLILYGTTQNPYPPNSAQHSRSRMLEIPEEILEEPELEEEDEYNGPCHIECGDQGCDGPGTAHCLNCVHFSSGSLKSGRTCVSHCPLGHYGDIASHRCRRCYKGCEGCVGRSVGECLSCRRGLYLNTLNSSCSDACPPGYFADENQRQCLKCHDTCSRCLRFADRCTACSEGYSLAGMTCVPECTNGTFFHLEEMTCSPCHSSCRTCTGPGKEECILCAERYLQQEWRCVQTCSPGYYSGEAAGVPHKMCHRCEENCLSCSGPGTTCTRCKEGYSLVSRTCIVNASCHNAQL
- the pcsk6 gene encoding proprotein convertase subtilisin/kexin type 6 isoform X1; protein product: MTDFTQSCAATDPTGFFSPKLTLTLEFRMTLFLLFILLTVERSRSVVSGQGSVYTNHWAVRITGGQEQADRIAAKYGYINFGQIGSLEDHYHFHHSRVVRRAAFSLKGPHSFIHMDPEVDWAQQQVVKPRVKRHIQNDPSFIHFNDPKWSNMWYIHCNDKSSRCRSEMNILAAWQRGYTGKNVVVTILDDGIERNHPDLAQNYDHLASYDVNGRDHDPSPRYNSRNENIHGTRCAGEVAAAANNSHCIVGIAYNAHIGGIRMLDGDVTDMVEAMSLGIRPDYIDIYSASWGPKDDGKTVDGPGLLTKKAFEHGIKKGRKGLGSIFVWASGNGGRQGDHCSCDGYTSSIYTISISSTTENGNKPWYLEACSSIMATTYSSGEFHERKIVTTDLRHRCTDGHTGTSVSAPIVAGVIALALEANLLLTWRDVQHLLVRTSRPVHLKADDWKTNAAGLRVSHLYGFGLVDAEAMVLEARRWRTVPPQHTCTQIPERRTRYIHAGQSLNSSITTSGCSEDAEQHVAYLEHVVVKVVIAHPRRGDLEINLISPSGTRSQLLAKRLFDSSSEGFRNWEFMTVHFWGERAEGTWTLEIVDSPSKLRNPEVLGNLKEWTLILYGTTQNPYPPNSAQHSRSRMLEIPEEILEEPELEEEDEYNGPCHIECGDQGCDGPGTAHCLNCVHFSSGSLKSGRTCVSHCPLGHYGDIASHRCRRCYKGCEGCVGRSVGECLSCRRGLYLNTLNSSCSDACPPGYFADENQRQCLKCHDTCSRCLRFADRCTACSEGYSLAGMTCVPECTNGTFFHLEEMTCSPCHSSCRTCTGPGKEECILCAERYLQQEWRCVQTCSPGYYSGEAAGVPHKMCHRCEENCLSCSGPGTTCTRCKEGYSLVSRTCIVNASCHNADEVFCEMVKSNRLCEKKLYRQFCCRTCLMNG